Proteins encoded within one genomic window of Bacillus thuringiensis:
- a CDS encoding twin-arginine translocase TatA/TatE family subunit gives MFSNIGFPGLILILVAVLILFGPKKLPEIGKALGETLKEFKKSTKELTDDAFQEKEKKEKM, from the coding sequence ATGTTTTCAAATATTGGCTTTCCAGGGTTAATTTTAATTTTAGTAGCTGTACTCATTTTATTTGGGCCTAAAAAATTGCCGGAGATCGGAAAGGCTTTAGGGGAAACGTTAAAAGAGTTTAAAAAATCAACGAAAGAATTGACAGATGACGCATTTCAAGAGAAGGAAAAGAAGGAAAAAATGTAA
- the tatC gene encoding twin-arginine translocase subunit TatC, protein MEDQEMSVVEHIVELRKRVIYTVLSFVLFLIIGFTFTKDIYFWLVKDLPMKLTVLGPSDVLWIFFSIATVFAIVCTIPFAAIQIWLFVKPGLHPNEQKMTVMYIPVLSILFLAGLCFGYFVVMPFLFHFLTTIGNEMFNTMFTTEKYFHFVLNLTVPFAVIFELPVVVMFLTSIGLLTAEFLIKIRRYAYVALIIIASCISPPDFLSHSLVAVPLICIYEISIALSKIVIKRKKKREEIQSKSASL, encoded by the coding sequence ATGGAAGATCAAGAAATGAGCGTAGTAGAACACATTGTTGAGCTTCGTAAACGAGTAATATATACAGTCTTATCATTTGTACTATTTTTAATTATTGGATTTACTTTTACGAAGGATATATATTTTTGGCTCGTAAAAGACTTGCCGATGAAGTTAACAGTTCTGGGACCGAGTGATGTATTGTGGATTTTTTTCTCGATTGCTACAGTATTTGCTATCGTTTGTACAATTCCTTTTGCTGCTATACAAATTTGGTTATTTGTAAAACCGGGTTTACATCCAAATGAACAAAAGATGACAGTGATGTATATACCGGTATTGTCCATATTATTTCTTGCTGGTTTATGTTTTGGATATTTCGTTGTAATGCCGTTTTTATTTCATTTTTTAACTACGATAGGTAACGAAATGTTTAATACGATGTTTACGACAGAAAAGTATTTTCATTTTGTTCTTAATTTAACAGTTCCATTTGCTGTAATCTTTGAATTACCTGTAGTTGTAATGTTTTTAACAAGTATTGGATTGTTGACAGCGGAATTTCTCATAAAAATAAGAAGGTATGCATACGTAGCATTGATTATCATTGCATCGTGTATATCACCGCCTGATTTTTTATCACACAGTTTAGTAGCTGTCCCACTTATTTGTATTTATGAAATTAGTATCGCTCTATCAAAGATTGTTATTAAGCGCAAAAAGAAAAGAGAAGAAATTCAGTCGAAAAGTGCCTCGTTATAA
- a CDS encoding DUF2535 family protein, with amino-acid sequence MITKSFYFTHSTGDCIKIFEIPVLQAQHPLSFLIQSRLQLFIAKIQKQKHPRFSYSFREYLQNCLKWNDYLNVYKTNTLEKNA; translated from the coding sequence GTGATTACGAAAAGTTTTTATTTCACTCATTCAACAGGGGATTGTATTAAAATATTTGAAATCCCTGTCCTACAGGCGCAGCATCCATTATCGTTTCTAATTCAGTCTCGTCTTCAATTATTTATTGCAAAAATTCAAAAACAAAAACACCCAAGATTTTCGTATTCTTTCCGTGAATATTTACAAAATTGTTTGAAGTGGAATGATTATTTAAATGTATATAAAACAAATACTCTTGAAAAAAATGCATGA
- a CDS encoding DegV family protein produces MQKIKIVTDSTADLSQEVIDKYDIHVLPLSISVNGQTYLDRVDLQPDEFIEEMLKSEELPKTSQPAMGTFVEMYDKLGEDGSEVLSIHMTSGMSGTVATANSAASMTDTKVTVVDSQFITHALAYQVIEAAKMANEGRPLEEILKRVDEVRKNTRLYVVVNTLENLVKGGRIGKGKAFIGSLLNIKPIASLEDGVYNPVTKVRSQGQIVKTLAKLFEEDTAGKVVKAVAIPHAKAIPLAESVKEAVEKVSGFAQSEIFYTTPIISTHTGPGAIGFMYLAE; encoded by the coding sequence ATGCAAAAAATTAAAATTGTAACAGATTCAACGGCGGATTTATCACAAGAGGTAATTGATAAGTATGACATTCATGTTCTACCATTATCAATCTCTGTAAATGGACAAACATATTTAGATCGCGTAGATCTGCAACCGGATGAATTTATTGAAGAAATGCTTAAATCAGAGGAACTACCAAAAACATCACAACCAGCAATGGGTACATTTGTAGAAATGTATGACAAGTTAGGTGAAGATGGAAGTGAAGTACTTTCCATTCATATGACAAGTGGAATGAGTGGTACTGTGGCAACTGCAAATAGTGCTGCATCAATGACTGATACAAAAGTAACAGTTGTTGATTCGCAATTTATTACACATGCTTTAGCATATCAAGTAATCGAAGCTGCGAAAATGGCAAATGAAGGACGCCCACTAGAAGAAATTTTAAAACGTGTAGATGAAGTGAGAAAGAATACTCGTTTATATGTAGTAGTAAATACATTGGAGAACTTAGTGAAGGGTGGGCGTATCGGTAAAGGAAAAGCATTTATCGGTTCACTGCTTAATATAAAGCCAATTGCTAGCCTTGAAGATGGTGTTTATAACCCTGTAACGAAAGTGCGTAGCCAAGGCCAAATTGTAAAAACGTTAGCTAAGTTATTTGAGGAAGATACAGCTGGAAAAGTTGTAAAAGCTGTGGCAATTCCGCATGCGAAAGCAATTCCTTTAGCTGAAAGTGTAAAAGAGGCGGTTGAAAAAGTGAGTGGGTTTGCTCAATCAGAAATTTTCTATACAACGCCTATTATTAGTACTCATACAGGTCCGGGTGCAATCGGATTTATGTATTTAGCAGAGTAA
- a CDS encoding MBL fold metallo-hydrolase, with translation MAKRYENMDNVSTKKSIRSFIRWRKERKQNKKDFSFLVEQSPVKQSRFLQSNVEKTTVTWIGHSTFLIQTNGLNILTDPVWANKLKLVPRLTEPGLSINELPKIDIVLLSHGHYDHLDFSTLRQLNDDILYLVPIGLKKLFTRKKFNNVEEYKWWESTTIDDVSFHFVPAQHWTRRSLFDMNTSHWGGWIIKNDNMEETIYFCGDSGYFQGFKEIGKRFSIDIALMPIGAYEPEWFMKVSHVSPEEAVQAYLDLNATHFIPMHYGAFALADETPREAITRLRNNWNLRMLPWEQLHVLFLGQTFTYNSITNDKQVNEKIETLHV, from the coding sequence ATGGCAAAGCGCTATGAAAATATGGATAATGTTAGCACAAAAAAATCAATTCGTTCTTTTATACGCTGGCGTAAAGAACGAAAGCAAAACAAAAAAGATTTTTCTTTCTTAGTAGAACAATCACCTGTTAAACAAAGTCGATTTTTGCAAAGTAATGTTGAAAAAACGACTGTCACATGGATTGGGCATTCCACTTTTCTTATCCAAACAAATGGACTTAATATATTAACGGATCCAGTATGGGCCAATAAATTAAAGCTAGTCCCAAGACTTACAGAACCTGGACTTTCTATAAACGAACTACCTAAAATTGATATTGTTCTTCTTTCACATGGTCATTATGATCATTTAGATTTTTCAACACTTCGCCAACTTAACGATGACATATTATACTTAGTACCCATTGGGCTAAAAAAATTATTTACTCGTAAAAAATTCAACAATGTAGAAGAGTATAAATGGTGGGAAAGTACGACTATTGATGATGTCTCCTTTCACTTCGTACCTGCTCAGCACTGGACGAGAAGATCATTATTTGATATGAATACTTCTCACTGGGGTGGCTGGATTATTAAGAATGACAATATGGAGGAAACCATTTATTTTTGTGGAGACAGTGGCTATTTCCAGGGTTTCAAAGAAATTGGTAAACGCTTTTCAATTGATATTGCTCTTATGCCAATTGGTGCTTATGAACCAGAATGGTTTATGAAAGTATCTCATGTTTCACCTGAAGAGGCAGTGCAAGCTTATTTAGATTTAAACGCTACGCATTTTATTCCAATGCATTACGGAGCTTTTGCACTTGCCGATGAAACACCCCGCGAAGCAATAACTAGACTTCGAAATAATTGGAATTTGCGCATGTTACCGTGGGAACAACTACATGTACTCTTCTTAGGTCAAACTTTCACTTATAATAGCATAACAAATGATAAGCAAGTGAATGAAAAAATTGAAACATTACATGTATAA
- a CDS encoding SCO family protein encodes MKRYQKVIGLMVVFCLFVLAGCSGSGSKLRKPLNWDLETFQFTNQDGKPFGTKDLKGKVWVADFMFTNCQTVCPPMTANMAKLQKMAKEEKLDVQFVSFSVDPDLDKPENLKAFIQKFTEDTSNWNLLTGYSLEDITKFAKDNFQTLVDKPENGQVMHGTSFYLIDQNGKVMKKYSGISNTPYEDIIRDMKRLAE; translated from the coding sequence ATGAAGCGATATCAAAAAGTAATTGGTCTTATGGTTGTATTTTGTCTCTTTGTACTTGCTGGATGTAGTGGATCAGGTTCAAAGCTTCGTAAACCATTGAATTGGGATTTAGAAACTTTCCAATTTACAAATCAAGATGGAAAACCATTTGGTACAAAAGATTTAAAAGGGAAAGTTTGGGTTGCAGATTTTATGTTCACAAACTGTCAAACCGTTTGTCCGCCAATGACTGCTAATATGGCAAAATTACAGAAAATGGCGAAGGAAGAGAAATTAGATGTTCAGTTTGTATCATTTAGCGTAGATCCTGACCTTGATAAGCCGGAAAACTTGAAAGCTTTTATTCAAAAGTTTACAGAAGATACAAGTAACTGGAACCTGTTAACAGGTTATTCGTTAGAAGATATTACAAAGTTTGCAAAAGATAATTTCCAAACACTTGTAGATAAACCTGAGAATGGTCAAGTTATGCATGGTACATCATTTTATTTAATTGATCAAAACGGAAAAGTAATGAAAAAGTATAGTGGCATTAGTAATACGCCGTACGAAGACATTATACGTGATATGAAGCGATTAGCAGAATAA
- a CDS encoding Hsp20/alpha crystallin family protein: MSEEKKDSSRPPVRNYLKQIDDFFEQTPLRNVIADLNHFFQKGNRLLTFPVDLYEVGEELVVTAELPGIQKEQIQIEIQSEYLKVSVKEEILEEAEEETSHNYYRRERSISEASRLIKLPYSINKKAAKASYQNGVLEIRAPKLPQQHDILSID, translated from the coding sequence ATGAGTGAAGAAAAAAAAGACTCTTCTCGCCCACCGGTTCGTAATTATTTAAAGCAAATTGATGATTTCTTCGAGCAAACACCACTTCGTAATGTAATCGCTGATTTAAATCATTTTTTCCAAAAAGGAAACCGTTTATTAACATTCCCTGTAGATTTATATGAAGTTGGTGAAGAACTCGTTGTTACAGCTGAACTACCAGGTATACAAAAAGAACAAATTCAAATTGAAATACAAAGTGAATACTTAAAAGTCTCTGTAAAAGAAGAAATACTCGAAGAGGCTGAAGAAGAAACATCTCATAACTATTATCGCCGAGAACGTTCCATTTCAGAAGCATCCAGATTGATTAAATTACCGTACTCCATTAATAAAAAAGCTGCGAAAGCTTCGTATCAAAATGGCGTGTTAGAAATTCGGGCACCAAAACTTCCTCAACAACATGACATTTTATCCATAGACTAA
- the asnB gene encoding asparagine synthase (glutamine-hydrolyzing), translating to MCGFVGCLCENPREFSETEKHQFENMNTMIFHRGPDDEGYFRDEHVQFGFRRLSIIDLEAGHQPLTYENDRYVIIFNGEIYNYVELREMLLEKGATFATQSDTEVIIALYAHMKEKCVDYLRGMFAFMIWDREEKKLFGARDHFGIKPLYIAQQGDTTFFASEKKSIMHVMEDKGVNPTSLQHYFTYQYGPEPETLTIDVNKIEPGHYFVKEIGKEMEIHRYWKPYFNASSATKEEHIQAIRDVLYDSVKVHMRSDVPVGSFLSGGIDSSIIASIAREMNPNLLTFSVGFEQRGFSEVDVAKETAEKLGVKNHNVFISAKEFMDEFPKIIWHMDDPLADPAAVPLYFVAKEARKHVTVVLSGEGADELFGGYNIYREPNSLKMFSYIPSPGKSVLKALSGALKEGFKGKSFLERGCTPIEERYYGNAKIFREEEKAELMKYYNESVNYMDITKPLYNEIKDYDDVSKMQYIDMFTWLRGDILLKADKMTMANSLELRVPFLDKEVFDVASKIPTEFKIANGTTKAILREAARGIVPDHVLDRKKLGFPVPIRHWLKDEMHDWAINIINESKTEHLIDKQYVLNLLEAHCADKGDYSRKIWTVLAFMVWHQIYVEHKYDTNKFHEETKRAYSLV from the coding sequence ATGTGTGGTTTTGTAGGATGTTTATGTGAAAACCCTAGAGAGTTTTCAGAAACAGAAAAACATCAATTTGAAAATATGAACACGATGATTTTCCACCGTGGTCCAGATGACGAAGGATATTTTCGTGATGAACATGTACAATTTGGCTTCCGCCGTTTAAGTATCATTGACTTAGAGGCAGGACATCAGCCGCTAACTTATGAAAATGATCGATATGTAATTATTTTTAATGGTGAAATTTACAACTATGTAGAATTACGTGAAATGTTACTTGAAAAAGGTGCAACGTTTGCAACGCAATCTGATACAGAAGTTATCATTGCATTGTATGCACATATGAAAGAAAAATGTGTAGACTACCTTCGTGGTATGTTTGCATTTATGATTTGGGATCGTGAAGAGAAGAAACTTTTCGGTGCACGTGATCACTTCGGTATTAAACCTTTATACATCGCACAACAAGGTGATACTACATTCTTCGCATCTGAGAAGAAAAGTATTATGCATGTGATGGAAGATAAAGGTGTTAATCCAACGTCACTGCAACATTACTTTACGTATCAATATGGTCCAGAGCCAGAAACATTAACAATTGATGTTAACAAAATCGAGCCTGGTCATTATTTCGTAAAAGAAATCGGTAAAGAGATGGAAATTCATCGCTACTGGAAGCCTTATTTCAATGCTTCAAGTGCAACGAAAGAGGAGCATATCCAAGCGATTCGTGATGTGCTATATGATTCAGTAAAAGTGCATATGCGTAGTGATGTACCAGTAGGTTCATTCTTATCTGGTGGTATCGATTCATCTATTATCGCTTCTATTGCAAGAGAAATGAATCCAAACTTATTGACATTCTCTGTTGGTTTTGAGCAACGTGGTTTCAGTGAAGTTGATGTTGCGAAAGAAACTGCTGAGAAATTAGGCGTTAAAAACCATAACGTATTCATTTCAGCGAAAGAGTTTATGGATGAGTTCCCAAAAATCATTTGGCATATGGATGATCCTTTAGCAGATCCAGCAGCTGTACCATTGTACTTCGTTGCAAAAGAAGCGCGTAAGCATGTAACAGTTGTTCTTTCAGGTGAAGGTGCAGACGAGCTATTTGGTGGTTATAACATTTATCGTGAGCCGAACTCACTAAAAATGTTCTCTTACATTCCTAGCCCAGGAAAGAGCGTCCTAAAAGCATTAAGTGGTGCTCTTAAAGAAGGCTTTAAAGGAAAGAGCTTCCTAGAGCGTGGATGTACGCCAATTGAAGAGCGTTACTATGGAAACGCGAAAATCTTCCGTGAAGAAGAGAAAGCGGAATTAATGAAGTATTACAATGAGAGTGTTAACTATATGGATATCACGAAACCATTGTATAACGAAATTAAAGATTATGATGATGTAAGCAAAATGCAGTACATTGACATGTTCACATGGTTACGCGGTGACATTTTATTAAAAGCTGATAAAATGACAATGGCGAATTCATTAGAACTTCGTGTACCGTTCTTAGATAAAGAAGTGTTTGATGTTGCATCTAAAATTCCAACTGAATTTAAGATTGCTAACGGAACTACGAAAGCTATTTTACGTGAAGCAGCACGCGGAATCGTGCCAGATCACGTATTAGATCGTAAAAAACTTGGATTCCCAGTACCAATTCGTCACTGGTTAAAAGACGAAATGCATGATTGGGCTATCAATATTATAAACGAGAGTAAAACAGAGCATTTAATCGACAAACAGTATGTATTAAACTTACTGGAAGCGCATTGTGCAGATAAAGGCGATTATAGCCGTAAAATTTGGACTGTACTTGCGTTTATGGTATGGCATCAAATTTATGTTGAGCATAAATACGATACGAATAAGTTCCACGAAGAAACGAAACGTGCGTATAGCTTAGTTTAA
- a CDS encoding GNAT family N-acetyltransferase, whose translation MITFEKVTVENESVVKEMFRSHSLSEKQVQYCVKVDDTYIGVIDYRVQEESAILSQLIIHFDYQSYGYGTNTYFTFETMMKERNVKEIKVVQTELTEQAKSFIESFGFNEEDGIYVKKI comes from the coding sequence ATGATTACGTTTGAAAAAGTAACTGTAGAAAATGAAAGCGTTGTTAAAGAAATGTTTCGCTCACATAGTTTAAGTGAGAAGCAGGTACAGTATTGTGTGAAAGTCGATGATACATATATTGGTGTAATAGATTATCGTGTTCAGGAAGAGAGTGCGATTTTATCTCAGCTAATTATTCACTTTGATTATCAAAGTTACGGTTATGGAACAAATACGTATTTTACATTTGAAACAATGATGAAAGAAAGAAATGTGAAAGAGATAAAGGTAGTACAAACGGAATTAACAGAACAAGCAAAATCATTTATAGAGAGCTTTGGGTTTAATGAGGAAGATGGGATATATGTGAAGAAAATATAG
- a CDS encoding ABC transporter substrate-binding protein, which produces MTRTKNILIFCVMLLTIIIAGCSKEEKKENDTAAKAKDSYTIKHAMGETTVNGTPKRVVVLTNEGAEALLSVGVTPVGTTKPRAGDEWYPHLEKELKNTKVVGTERDINLEAVMKLQPDLIIGNKMRHEKIYEQLKEIAPTVYTETLRGDWKENFTLYTKAVNKEKEGQNALNDYKKRIAAIKGQLGDKINSKVSIIRFVPGDVRIYQKNSFSGVVLNDIGFKRPPLQDKDEFAIKGITKEQIPNMDGDYLFYFTSDKDADKNNEGNTLAKEWTEDPLFKQLQASKDNKVFQVDEVIWNTAGGIVAANLMLDDIEKYFLK; this is translated from the coding sequence ATGACACGCACTAAAAATATACTTATATTTTGTGTTATGCTACTAACGATCATAATCGCAGGGTGTAGTAAAGAAGAGAAGAAAGAAAATGATACAGCAGCTAAAGCAAAAGATTCGTATACGATAAAACATGCAATGGGCGAAACGACAGTGAATGGTACGCCAAAAAGAGTTGTTGTTTTAACAAATGAGGGCGCTGAGGCACTTTTATCTGTTGGAGTAACGCCAGTTGGAACGACAAAACCACGAGCTGGTGATGAATGGTATCCTCATTTAGAGAAAGAGTTAAAAAATACAAAAGTAGTAGGAACTGAGCGTGACATTAATTTAGAGGCAGTAATGAAGCTTCAGCCGGATTTAATTATCGGAAATAAAATGCGTCACGAAAAAATATATGAGCAGTTAAAAGAAATCGCGCCAACTGTATATACTGAAACATTACGCGGTGATTGGAAAGAAAACTTTACACTTTATACTAAAGCTGTAAATAAAGAAAAAGAAGGACAAAATGCTCTTAATGATTATAAAAAGCGTATTGCAGCAATAAAAGGACAATTAGGTGATAAAATTAATTCTAAAGTTTCCATTATTCGCTTCGTCCCTGGTGATGTTCGTATTTATCAAAAAAATTCATTCTCAGGCGTTGTATTAAATGATATTGGATTTAAACGACCACCACTACAAGATAAAGATGAATTTGCGATAAAAGGAATTACAAAAGAGCAAATTCCGAATATGGATGGGGATTATTTATTCTATTTCACATCGGATAAAGATGCAGATAAAAATAATGAAGGAAACACATTAGCGAAAGAATGGACAGAAGATCCTCTATTTAAACAGTTACAGGCTTCTAAAGATAATAAAGTATTCCAAGTAGATGAAGTGATTTGGAACACAGCAGGTGGTATTGTAGCTGCAAACCTTATGTTAGATGATATTGAAAAATATTTTTTGAAGTAA
- the dat gene encoding D-amino-acid transaminase: MKATHKDWILFNGRIVNTKEEQPMIPLEERGFQFGDGIYEVFRLYDGKPHLLDLHLERFFHSMEEIKLIPPFTKEELVEELYQMIEKNQFQEDGNVYLQISRGAQARNHVYESNMQPTYFANIVSFPRPIAAMERGIKVTVEEDIRWKFCHIKSLNLLPNIMIKNKINEQGYQEAILVRDGIVTEGCHSNFFMVKNNKLITHPADNFILHGITRHYVITLAKELHIEVEEREFSLQEVYEADECFFTATPLEIFPVVQIGDEQFGNGERGPITKKLQVAYEESIRLFKVTN, translated from the coding sequence ATGAAAGCTACTCATAAAGATTGGATATTATTTAACGGAAGAATTGTAAATACGAAGGAAGAACAGCCGATGATTCCATTAGAGGAGAGAGGCTTTCAATTTGGTGATGGTATATACGAGGTATTCAGACTATATGACGGGAAGCCACATTTATTAGATTTACATTTAGAACGATTCTTTCATTCTATGGAAGAAATAAAACTAATTCCTCCGTTTACTAAGGAAGAGTTGGTGGAAGAGTTATATCAAATGATTGAAAAAAATCAATTTCAAGAAGATGGGAATGTATATTTGCAAATATCAAGAGGTGCTCAAGCACGTAATCATGTATATGAGTCAAATATGCAACCAACATATTTTGCAAACATTGTTTCTTTTCCACGACCAATTGCTGCTATGGAACGAGGAATAAAAGTTACTGTAGAAGAGGATATACGCTGGAAGTTCTGTCATATAAAATCTTTAAATCTGCTGCCTAATATTATGATTAAAAATAAAATAAACGAACAAGGCTATCAAGAAGCGATATTAGTACGAGATGGAATTGTAACGGAAGGGTGTCATTCAAATTTCTTTATGGTGAAAAATAATAAATTGATTACACATCCGGCTGACAATTTCATTCTACACGGCATTACACGTCACTACGTTATTACATTAGCGAAAGAGTTACATATTGAAGTAGAAGAAAGAGAATTTTCACTTCAAGAAGTGTATGAGGCCGATGAGTGCTTCTTCACAGCGACACCACTTGAAATATTCCCAGTCGTTCAAATTGGTGACGAGCAGTTCGGAAACGGCGAAAGAGGGCCAATTACAAAGAAACTCCAAGTTGCATATGAAGAAAGTATTCGTTTGTTTAAAGTTACGAACTAA
- a CDS encoding nitroreductase family protein, giving the protein MNYEDFKEVIHGRRSVRKFTEQEVSTSDIKEIIDCARYAPSDTNSQTWEFLVIMNREKIKEIEQMTWDALHKLATKAAENGEEKAGKLLTRSFGPYATAFSEAPVLIVCLATPYESKFREKIFDPIAFVPDSVWEEEGIKSSCLAAQNLMLAAHAKGLGTCPMTGPVLLAQDELRQYLQIESEKQINMVISLGFPKDKPKKLPRKEVDEITTFVF; this is encoded by the coding sequence ATGAATTATGAAGATTTTAAAGAAGTAATTCACGGTAGACGAAGTGTTAGAAAGTTCACAGAGCAAGAAGTATCCACTAGTGATATAAAAGAAATTATTGATTGTGCTCGTTATGCACCGAGTGATACGAACTCGCAAACTTGGGAGTTCTTGGTCATTATGAACCGAGAGAAAATTAAAGAAATTGAACAAATGACATGGGATGCATTACATAAACTTGCGACAAAAGCGGCAGAAAACGGAGAAGAGAAAGCAGGGAAATTACTTACACGATCTTTCGGACCATATGCAACAGCTTTCTCGGAGGCCCCAGTATTAATCGTATGTTTGGCAACGCCATATGAATCAAAGTTTCGTGAAAAGATATTTGATCCAATTGCTTTTGTTCCAGATTCAGTTTGGGAAGAAGAAGGAATTAAAAGCAGCTGTTTAGCGGCACAAAACTTAATGTTGGCTGCACATGCGAAGGGGCTTGGTACATGCCCAATGACAGGACCGGTATTATTAGCTCAAGATGAACTACGACAATATTTACAAATTGAGTCTGAAAAACAAATAAATATGGTTATTTCACTCGGTTTTCCGAAGGATAAGCCGAAGAAACTTCCGAGAAAAGAAGTGGATGAGATTACAACATTTGTTTTTTAA
- a CDS encoding cysteine hydrolase family protein encodes MKRALINIDYTYDFVAEKGALTCGKPGQEIEKEIVYLTKQYIENGDYVVFAIDKHEENDVYHPESKLFPPHNIAGTNGRELFGELQDVYETYKNAENVYYMDKTRYSAFAGTDLEMKLRERGIEEVHLVGVCTDICVLHTAVDAYNKGFKIVVYEKAVASFNAQGHEFALGHFKSCLHAEVK; translated from the coding sequence ATGAAACGAGCTCTTATAAATATTGATTATACATATGATTTTGTAGCTGAAAAAGGTGCTTTAACATGCGGAAAACCAGGACAAGAAATTGAGAAGGAAATTGTCTATTTAACGAAGCAATATATTGAAAATGGAGATTACGTAGTCTTTGCGATTGATAAACATGAAGAAAACGATGTATATCATCCAGAATCAAAGTTATTCCCCCCTCATAACATAGCCGGTACAAATGGAAGAGAGTTATTTGGTGAATTACAAGATGTGTACGAAACATATAAAAATGCAGAGAATGTATATTATATGGATAAAACACGATATAGTGCATTTGCAGGAACAGACCTAGAGATGAAGTTACGAGAAAGAGGAATAGAAGAAGTTCATCTTGTAGGTGTTTGCACTGATATTTGTGTTCTTCACACAGCAGTAGATGCTTATAATAAAGGATTTAAAATTGTAGTTTATGAAAAGGCGGTTGCATCTTTTAATGCGCAAGGGCATGAATTTGCACTTGGACATTTTAAATCATGCCTACATGCAGAAGTGAAGTGA
- a CDS encoding Hsp20/alpha crystallin family protein, with product MRNLFPEITKRQNGIFDFGPSLLEGMTDAFFKPMNMDTFKVDVQEQSDKYTVKADLPGFQKENIQVEFEQDVLTIQATNHNEVEEKNENGTYIRKERSIGSVTRRFSFKQVEEENVRANYKDGVLTIELPKLKEEKSSKTTINIE from the coding sequence ATGCGTAATTTATTTCCAGAAATAACAAAACGTCAAAATGGTATTTTTGATTTTGGGCCTTCTTTATTAGAGGGGATGACAGATGCTTTCTTTAAACCGATGAACATGGATACTTTTAAAGTAGATGTGCAGGAACAATCTGATAAATATACAGTGAAAGCAGATTTACCAGGTTTTCAAAAAGAAAATATTCAAGTTGAATTTGAACAAGATGTATTAACGATTCAAGCAACTAACCATAATGAAGTAGAAGAAAAAAATGAGAATGGCACATATATTCGTAAAGAACGTTCTATAGGTTCTGTAACTCGACGCTTTAGTTTTAAACAAGTTGAGGAAGAGAATGTTAGAGCAAATTATAAAGATGGCGTGTTGACAATTGAATTGCCAAAATTGAAAGAAGAAAAAAGCAGTAAGACAACAATTAATATCGAATAA